In Hermetia illucens chromosome 5, iHerIll2.2.curated.20191125, whole genome shotgun sequence, a single window of DNA contains:
- the LOC119658087 gene encoding uncharacterized protein LOC119658087: MFITPLSFYWETFFLLISIISVVVPLLMQKKCYELRFTNMSYAILTEHEFNATLEIRDRVYMNGEVNTYRDFDDLFLSIDIGVVRNQIRRLVFAKRFSYCNVQPKNNAVMKMLIASFKSATNFGFQCPVRKGKYYLRNFTVFSPEFPYQLFYKAKSTYDAGIGTFLKEQKKSVQLAQVNVSFVIDKNC, translated from the exons ATGTTCATAACGCCCTTAAGTTTCTATTGGGAAACATTTTTTCTCCTAATTTCCATAATCTCTGTAGTAGTTCCTTTGCTAATGCAAAAG AAATGCTACGAACTTCGCTTCACCAACATGTCGTACGCAATCCTGACGGAGCACGAGTTCAATGCGACTTTGGAAATCCGTGACAGAGTTTATATGAATGGCGAAGTCAATACGTATCGCGATTTTGATGACCTATTTCTGAGTATTGACATAGGAGTCGTGAGAAATCAAATCCGTCGTCTGGTTTTCGCCAAAAGATTTTCTTATTGCAATGTTCAACCGAAAAATAATGCGGTTATGAAAATGTTGATTGCGTCGTTCAAAAGCGCAACTAATTTCGGTTTCCAATGTCCCGTAAGGAaaggaaaatattatttaagAAATTTCACAGTCTTTTCCCCAGAATTTCCATATCAGCTATTTTACAAAGCAAAATCTACCTATGATGCCGGCATCGGGACATTTCTTAAGGAGCAAAAGAAATCAGTTCAATTAGCGCAAGTCAATGTATCGTTTGTGATTGATAAAAATTGTTAG